One window from the genome of Streptomyces sp. NBC_01476 encodes:
- a CDS encoding M20 metallopeptidase family protein, translating into MASQQALRTAAAELSPQLTALRQRLHRHPEIGLELPWTQETLLGELDGLGLEISTGKALSSVTAVLRGPRSARATVLLRADMDALPVTEASGAAFASEIDGAMHACGHDLHMAMLVGAARLLSEHREALRGDVVFMFQPGEEGWDGAGLMIDEGVLDASGRRADAAYGMHVMAAKYPRRTFGTRPGTLMAASDWLRVTVHGQGGHGSAPHNGRDPVTAAAAMVTALQTMVTRRFDIFDPVVVTVGAFHAGTRRNIIPDTAHFDATVRTFSDRARDRIRAEAPRVCAEIAAAHGVEAAVEYRDEYPATVNDAVHAEFARQVVTEVFGEDGYRGMAHPEAGAEDFSRVLAAVPGCYLMLGAATGDPARSPDNHSPRATFDDAVLPIGALLHAELAIRSLARDDAAAAGAPAGAAEGGRS; encoded by the coding sequence ATGGCTTCTCAGCAGGCCCTTCGCACGGCTGCGGCAGAGCTTTCGCCGCAGCTCACGGCCTTGCGGCAGCGGTTGCACCGACATCCGGAAATCGGTCTGGAGCTTCCCTGGACCCAGGAGACGCTGCTCGGCGAGCTCGACGGCCTGGGTCTGGAGATCTCCACCGGCAAGGCGCTGAGTTCGGTCACCGCGGTCCTGCGCGGACCGCGATCCGCGCGGGCCACCGTACTGCTGCGGGCCGACATGGACGCGCTGCCGGTGACGGAGGCGAGCGGGGCCGCCTTCGCCAGCGAGATCGACGGTGCGATGCACGCCTGCGGCCACGATCTGCACATGGCCATGCTGGTGGGGGCGGCACGGCTGCTGTCGGAGCACCGGGAGGCGCTCCGCGGTGATGTGGTCTTCATGTTCCAGCCCGGCGAGGAGGGCTGGGACGGCGCCGGCCTGATGATCGACGAGGGGGTGCTCGACGCCTCCGGCCGGCGGGCCGACGCGGCGTACGGCATGCACGTGATGGCGGCGAAGTACCCGCGGCGGACCTTCGGGACCCGGCCCGGCACGCTGATGGCCGCCAGCGACTGGCTCCGGGTCACCGTGCACGGCCAGGGCGGCCACGGCTCCGCGCCGCACAACGGGCGCGACCCGGTGACCGCGGCGGCGGCCATGGTCACCGCGCTCCAGACGATGGTCACCCGGCGCTTCGACATCTTCGACCCGGTGGTGGTGACCGTCGGCGCTTTCCACGCCGGCACCCGGCGCAACATCATCCCGGACACCGCGCACTTCGACGCGACGGTACGGACCTTCTCCGATCGGGCCAGGGACCGTATCCGCGCGGAGGCGCCGCGGGTCTGCGCGGAGATCGCCGCGGCCCACGGGGTGGAGGCGGCGGTCGAGTACCGCGACGAGTACCCGGCGACCGTCAACGACGCGGTGCACGCGGAGTTCGCCCGGCAGGTGGTCACCGAGGTCTTCGGCGAGGACGGCTACCGGGGCATGGCGCACCCGGAGGCCGGGGCGGAGGACTTCTCCCGGGTGCTGGCCGCGGTGCCCGGCTGCTATCTGATGCTCGGCGCGGCCACCGGCGACCCGGCACGGAGCCCGGACAACCACAGCCCCCGGGCCACCTTCGACGACGCCGTGCTGCCCATCGGGGCGCTGCTGCACGCCGAGTTGGCGATCAGGTCGCTCGCGCGCGACGACGCGGCGGCGGCCGGCGCACCG
- a CDS encoding SAM-dependent methyltransferase, with protein sequence MTQNGFRAEEIDTSRPHPARIYDYLLGGKDNYEVDREAGNQIAFAAPEVRIGVRANRAFLQRAVRYVVGSGVRQILDIGTGLPTSPNVHEIAQEVAPDVRIAYVDNDPIVNTYANALLSRSGATSVVLADLRDPRAIVEHPEVRKVIDFDRPVALLLVAILHFLTDAEQPERIVATLRDALPAGSFLVLSHATGDFADRSEAQAVYNNATATLNLRSRAEVERFFDGFDLVEPGLAQVPFWRPDTPPPPKSREIGFYGAVARTSG encoded by the coding sequence GTGACGCAGAATGGTTTCCGCGCCGAAGAGATCGACACCAGCAGACCGCACCCTGCGCGGATCTACGACTACCTGCTGGGCGGCAAGGACAACTACGAGGTGGACCGCGAGGCGGGCAACCAGATCGCCTTCGCGGCGCCCGAGGTGCGGATCGGCGTACGGGCGAACCGCGCGTTCCTGCAGCGCGCGGTCCGGTACGTGGTCGGCAGCGGGGTCCGGCAGATCCTCGACATCGGCACCGGGCTGCCCACCTCGCCGAACGTCCATGAGATCGCCCAGGAAGTGGCGCCCGACGTGCGCATCGCGTACGTCGACAACGACCCGATCGTGAACACGTACGCCAACGCGCTGCTCAGCCGCTCCGGGGCGACCAGCGTCGTGCTCGCCGATCTGCGTGACCCGCGGGCCATCGTGGAGCACCCCGAGGTCCGGAAGGTCATCGACTTCGACCGGCCGGTCGCGCTGCTCCTGGTGGCGATCCTGCACTTCCTCACCGACGCGGAGCAGCCCGAGCGGATCGTCGCGACGCTGCGCGACGCGCTGCCGGCCGGCAGCTTCCTGGTGCTCTCCCACGCCACCGGTGACTTCGCCGACCGCAGTGAGGCCCAGGCCGTCTACAACAACGCCACCGCCACGCTCAACCTGCGCTCCCGCGCCGAGGTCGAGCGCTTCTTCGACGGCTTCGACCTCGTCGAACCGGGCCTGGCCCAAGTGCCGTTCTGGCGCCCCGACACCCCGCCCCCGCCCAAGTCCCGCGAGATCGGCTTCTACGGCGCCGTAGCCCGCACATCCGGCTGA
- a CDS encoding WxL protein peptidoglycan domain-containing protein, translating into MHAFATRRKTTGAALLRTVALALLAAFAIAGLNAGPAAADDGDVTWTVRTAANGYGADRSSFSYSVNPGAQVKDTMTVANRGAVPVTLAVYAADGFTTGTGQLDLLPKGKKSVGIGAWVHAGHDSVVIKPGQSADVPFTVTVPKNATPGDYVGGILTSLTQRDDAEGINVDRRLGIRVKLRVSGELKPGLAVEDLHVGFAGTANPFGTGDATVTYTIHNTGNAILSAQQTVSVSGPFGRLRTASGAIAAPPQLLPGESWKVKVPVHGVAPGVRVAATATLTPLLTDASGSTSPLGAVRATAHGWAVPWTLLVLVILLIAVIVAVIVLARRSRVQRKLREDARVREAVEQRLRERTTQEQQQT; encoded by the coding sequence ATGCACGCGTTCGCAACGCGCCGGAAGACCACCGGCGCCGCCCTGCTCCGTACCGTCGCCCTGGCCCTGCTCGCCGCCTTCGCGATCGCCGGTCTGAACGCCGGCCCCGCGGCGGCCGACGACGGCGACGTCACCTGGACGGTCAGGACGGCCGCGAACGGGTACGGCGCCGACCGGTCCAGCTTCAGCTACTCCGTCAACCCCGGCGCGCAGGTCAAGGACACCATGACCGTCGCCAACCGCGGCGCGGTGCCCGTCACACTCGCCGTCTACGCCGCCGACGGATTCACCACCGGCACCGGCCAGCTCGACCTGCTCCCCAAGGGCAAGAAGTCGGTCGGGATCGGGGCCTGGGTCCACGCGGGCCACGACAGCGTCGTGATCAAGCCCGGGCAGTCCGCCGACGTGCCCTTCACCGTCACCGTGCCGAAGAACGCCACGCCCGGCGACTACGTGGGCGGCATCCTCACCTCGCTGACGCAGCGCGACGACGCCGAGGGCATCAATGTGGACCGGCGGCTCGGGATCCGGGTCAAGCTGCGGGTCAGCGGCGAACTCAAGCCGGGCCTCGCCGTCGAGGACCTGCACGTGGGGTTCGCCGGCACGGCCAATCCGTTCGGCACGGGTGACGCGACCGTCACCTACACGATCCACAACACCGGCAACGCGATCCTGTCGGCGCAGCAGACGGTCTCGGTCTCCGGACCGTTCGGCCGGCTGCGCACCGCGTCGGGCGCCATCGCCGCGCCGCCGCAGCTGCTGCCCGGCGAGAGCTGGAAGGTGAAGGTGCCGGTGCACGGTGTGGCGCCGGGGGTACGGGTGGCGGCGACCGCCACGCTCACGCCGCTGCTCACCGACGCGTCGGGCTCGACCAGTCCCCTGGGGGCGGTCCGGGCCACGGCACACGGCTGGGCGGTGCCGTGGACGCTGCTGGTGCTGGTCATCCTCCTGATCGCGGTGATCGTCGCGGTGATCGTCCTCGCCCGCCGCAGCCGCGTCCAGCGCAAGCTGCGCGAGGACGCGCGCGTACGGGAGGCCGTCGAACAGCGGCTCCGCGAGCGGACCACGCAGGAGCAGCAGCAGACCTGA
- a CDS encoding metallophosphoesterase family protein — MKLRPPTQAPGPVRRRVATGATAALLGLAVALGSGLATPAGAAEPTTITGIILGVGANESQRTVTWYSSADTAQQLQVAPTAELAGGEFPAGAATFDAAGAANIATSGGFNRHATATNLKEHTQYSYRVGSEGNWSSTYSFKTQDFEGNYDFLFFGDPQIGSSGDLAQDQAGWQDTVDVALAANPDSELLVSGGDQVETANTESQWNAFLAPDKLRQYPWAATIGNHDVGGKAYEQHFYTPNTDRSAALYSNGDPASNTSGGDYWYIYKDVLFIDLNSNSYATSQGGGGDAAHIDYVSKVIKEHGAEAKWKVLTYHHSIYSPADHAKDGDNKVRRVAFPTTFSKLGVDLVLQGHDHSYSRSYLIKNGEKADAAEQPGAADVYPGPGGVLYVTANSASGSKYYDITAPDNSGTSGAGNGADPLDPKKYWYNSVQNQEHVRTYVKVQVRNDKLVVENVRSGTCAAPNSSVQHGNWCENTTADQPVGSLVDKVTVHPYHGTGQDLQVNVPTAAPGEFGWTIDGYNGLVDLGTAQEVNGDHFTATGKINPIAVSDSRRSLAPWSISASVSDFQDAGKTFSGSYLGWKPRVLQDGAGAKASDSVASGYDDKGKGLSVSRGLGSADQGHPRGTAKLGADLDLKIPDSVEKGGYSATLTITALSS, encoded by the coding sequence ATGAAATTGAGACCCCCGACGCAGGCCCCCGGGCCTGTGCGGCGCCGCGTGGCAACCGGGGCCACCGCAGCGCTCCTGGGCTTGGCCGTGGCACTCGGCAGCGGCCTGGCGACCCCCGCCGGGGCCGCCGAACCGACCACGATCACCGGCATCATCCTCGGTGTGGGCGCCAACGAGTCGCAGCGCACCGTGACCTGGTACTCATCGGCGGACACCGCGCAGCAGCTCCAGGTCGCCCCGACCGCGGAGCTGGCGGGCGGCGAGTTCCCGGCCGGCGCCGCCACCTTCGACGCCGCGGGCGCCGCGAACATAGCCACCAGTGGCGGCTTCAACCGCCACGCCACGGCCACCAACCTCAAGGAGCACACGCAGTACTCCTACCGGGTCGGCAGCGAGGGCAACTGGTCCTCGACGTACTCCTTCAAGACGCAGGATTTCGAAGGCAACTACGACTTCCTGTTCTTCGGCGACCCGCAGATCGGCTCGTCCGGCGATCTGGCACAGGACCAGGCCGGCTGGCAGGACACCGTGGACGTGGCGCTCGCCGCGAACCCGGACTCCGAACTGCTGGTGTCGGGCGGTGACCAGGTCGAGACGGCCAACACCGAGTCCCAGTGGAACGCCTTCCTGGCGCCCGACAAGCTGCGCCAGTACCCGTGGGCGGCCACCATCGGCAACCACGACGTCGGCGGCAAGGCGTACGAGCAGCACTTCTACACCCCGAACACCGACCGGTCGGCCGCGCTGTACTCCAACGGCGACCCGGCCTCCAACACCTCCGGCGGTGACTACTGGTACATCTACAAGGATGTGCTGTTCATCGACCTCAACAGCAACAGCTACGCCACCTCCCAGGGCGGCGGCGGTGACGCGGCGCACATCGACTACGTCAGCAAGGTCATCAAGGAGCACGGCGCCGAGGCGAAGTGGAAGGTGCTCACGTACCACCACTCGATCTACTCCCCGGCCGACCACGCGAAGGACGGCGACAACAAGGTCCGTCGTGTGGCCTTCCCGACCACCTTCTCCAAGCTCGGTGTCGACCTGGTGCTCCAGGGCCACGACCACAGCTACTCCCGCAGCTACCTGATCAAGAACGGGGAGAAGGCGGACGCGGCCGAGCAGCCCGGTGCCGCCGACGTGTACCCGGGTCCCGGCGGCGTCCTCTACGTGACGGCCAACTCCGCCTCGGGCTCTAAGTACTACGACATCACGGCCCCGGACAACAGCGGTACGAGCGGTGCCGGCAACGGCGCCGACCCGCTGGACCCGAAGAAGTACTGGTACAACTCGGTCCAGAACCAGGAGCACGTCCGCACCTACGTCAAGGTGCAGGTGCGCAACGACAAGCTCGTGGTCGAGAACGTCCGCAGCGGCACCTGCGCGGCGCCGAACTCCTCGGTGCAGCACGGCAACTGGTGCGAGAACACCACGGCCGACCAGCCGGTGGGCTCGCTCGTCGACAAGGTCACCGTGCACCCGTACCACGGCACCGGCCAGGACCTCCAGGTCAACGTGCCGACCGCCGCTCCGGGTGAGTTCGGCTGGACGATCGACGGTTACAACGGTTTGGTCGACCTCGGCACCGCCCAGGAGGTCAACGGTGACCACTTCACCGCGACCGGCAAGATCAACCCGATCGCCGTGTCGGACAGCCGCCGCTCGCTGGCTCCCTGGTCGATCTCGGCCAGTGTGAGCGACTTCCAGGACGCCGGCAAGACGTTCTCCGGCTCCTACCTGGGCTGGAAGCCGCGCGTTCTGCAGGACGGCGCGGGCGCCAAGGCCAGCGACTCGGTGGCCTCCGGCTACGACGACAAGGGCAAGGGTCTGTCCGTCTCGCGCGGTCTGGGTTCGGCCGATCAGGGCCACCCCCGGGGTACCGCCAAGCTCGGCGCCGACCTGGATCTGAAGATCCCGGACAGCGTTGAAAAGGGCGGTTACAGCGCCACTCTCACGATCACCGCGCTCAGCAGCTGA
- a CDS encoding HupE/UreJ family protein — protein MSQRVRRTIVAVAAVVIALLSAGQQPAAAHGFSSVVYVHVSDGDEGHLRTKLELEYDLFVVSAADFEHDDPLFKTGNAAFDAGDTTAQAAALNAHATSAVGYVTRRFSVTLDGRVCTPTRVGGFTMGRQEGVPYADLLLDWSCAGRGDDHQVTSKLFPDAEKYVSGTKTIVTYDVDGRSGSAALDAAHPSFSMSQAWYERFWEFFRLGAEHLLTGIDHILFLLALIAGSRRLREIVLAATSFTLAHSVTFMLAALGLVDVPSRVVEPVIALSIAVVAGWYLWRIWRRGGDATELELAGHGHFSLDRAGWTRLAVVFCFGLVHGLGFAGALGIDKAFSWTLLWSLLVFNVGIEGVQLTIIALVFPLLTVLRHRAPTAGLWATGAISAGVAAMGLLWFVQRVFIL, from the coding sequence GGGCAGCAGCCGGCGGCTGCCCACGGCTTCTCGTCGGTCGTCTACGTCCATGTCTCCGACGGTGACGAGGGGCACCTGCGCACAAAGCTGGAGCTGGAGTACGACCTCTTCGTGGTGTCCGCCGCCGACTTCGAGCACGACGACCCCCTCTTCAAGACGGGCAACGCCGCCTTCGACGCGGGTGACACCACGGCGCAGGCCGCGGCGCTCAACGCCCATGCCACGTCGGCCGTCGGCTACGTCACCCGGCGCTTCTCGGTCACCCTGGACGGCAGGGTCTGCACGCCCACCCGGGTCGGCGGCTTCACCATGGGCCGGCAGGAAGGCGTGCCGTACGCCGATCTGCTGCTCGACTGGAGCTGTGCCGGGCGGGGCGACGACCACCAGGTGACGAGCAAGCTCTTCCCCGACGCCGAGAAGTACGTCTCCGGTACCAAGACGATCGTCACCTACGACGTCGACGGCCGGTCGGGCAGCGCCGCGCTCGACGCCGCTCATCCGTCCTTCTCGATGAGTCAGGCGTGGTACGAGCGGTTCTGGGAGTTCTTCCGGCTGGGCGCCGAGCACCTGCTGACCGGGATCGACCACATCCTCTTCCTGCTGGCGCTCATCGCCGGCTCGCGGCGCCTGCGCGAGATCGTGCTCGCCGCCACGAGCTTCACCCTCGCGCACTCGGTGACGTTCATGCTCGCCGCCCTCGGGCTGGTCGACGTGCCGTCGCGGGTGGTGGAGCCGGTCATCGCGCTGTCGATCGCGGTGGTCGCCGGCTGGTACCTGTGGCGGATCTGGCGGCGCGGCGGCGACGCCACCGAGCTGGAGCTCGCGGGGCACGGCCACTTCAGCCTGGACCGCGCGGGCTGGACCCGTCTCGCGGTGGTGTTCTGCTTCGGTCTCGTGCACGGCCTCGGCTTCGCGGGCGCGCTGGGGATCGACAAGGCGTTCTCGTGGACGCTGCTGTGGTCCCTGCTGGTCTTCAACGTCGGTATCGAAGGCGTGCAGTTGACGATCATCGCGCTGGTCTTCCCGCTTCTGACGGTGCTTCGGCACCGGGCACCGACCGCGGGCCTCTGGGCGACCGGCGCCATCTCCGCGGGAGTGGCCGCCATGGGACTCCTGTGGTTCGTGCAACGGGTGTTCATTTTGTGA